Proteins encoded by one window of Hymenobacter sp. J193:
- a CDS encoding ParA family protein encodes MARIISFATQKGGSGKSTLALVLAAPLATEYGLRIAVLDCDYQQSIVKTREQVDADNFEELLKTVPDARYPYDVFALSLEQVFTFIDDPEKDYDLIIIDVPGRADGDDVFNVLTACDAVIVPLVSDYLDRASTAEFMGILEAIKKSADTHGIDFQYFGLSTKRIAGRREEKQMDDYIDNLGLSRFNSYLSNRVAYSRASTLYSLLNPAWLRYAGGNKETADEIRRLCEELIQRLGLPARKPAGAPTSLSTSSTSTAAN; translated from the coding sequence ATGGCCAGAATCATCAGCTTTGCCACCCAGAAGGGAGGCTCCGGAAAATCTACCCTTGCCTTGGTGCTCGCGGCCCCGCTGGCCACCGAGTACGGTCTGCGCATCGCCGTGCTGGACTGTGACTACCAGCAGAGCATCGTTAAAACCCGCGAGCAGGTCGACGCCGACAACTTTGAAGAACTGCTCAAGACGGTTCCCGATGCCCGGTATCCTTACGACGTCTTTGCCCTAAGCCTGGAGCAGGTCTTCACCTTTATCGACGACCCGGAGAAGGACTACGACCTGATCATCATCGACGTGCCGGGCCGGGCCGATGGGGATGACGTTTTTAACGTGCTCACCGCCTGCGACGCTGTCATCGTGCCGCTGGTATCAGATTACCTGGATCGGGCCTCCACGGCCGAGTTTATGGGCATTCTGGAGGCCATTAAGAAGTCGGCCGATACCCATGGCATCGACTTCCAGTACTTTGGCCTCTCGACCAAGCGGATTGCGGGCCGTCGGGAAGAAAAGCAGATGGACGATTACATCGACAATCTGGGGCTCTCACGGTTCAATTCCTACCTGAGCAACCGGGTAGCCTATTCGCGGGCCTCCACGCTTTACAGCCTGCTCAACCCGGCCTGGCTGCGCTATGCCGGCGGCAACAAGGAAACGGCCGATGAAATCCGCCGCCTCTGCGAAGAGCTTATTCAACGCCTGGGCCTGCCCGCCCGCAAGCCTGCTGGGGCTCCGACCAGCTTGTCCACTTCCTCCACCTCAACCGCCGCCAACTAA
- a CDS encoding recombinase family protein, which translates to MPAKPTDQPKRVALYARVSTLDKGQDPETQLRPLREYAQRRGFAVVEEYVDQASGTNEDRIQYKRMMAAAKKRQLDAVLVWRYDRFARSTQALVNALKEFQSLGVDFISYQENIDTTTPTGELIFHVMASLAQFESALISQRVRAGMARAKAQGKHVARPRLAQAKQEAIAQLLSEGLSMNQVSKQLGVAYGTVYNYAQKQKGSSNESGALVQQL; encoded by the coding sequence ATGCCCGCCAAACCGACCGACCAACCCAAGCGCGTGGCCCTCTACGCCCGCGTCTCGACCCTTGACAAAGGGCAGGACCCGGAAACGCAGTTGCGGCCGCTGCGCGAGTATGCCCAGCGCCGCGGCTTCGCTGTGGTCGAAGAATACGTCGACCAGGCCTCGGGCACCAACGAAGACCGGATCCAGTACAAGCGGATGATGGCTGCTGCCAAGAAACGGCAGCTCGACGCGGTGCTGGTCTGGCGCTACGACCGCTTCGCCCGCTCGACCCAGGCGCTGGTCAACGCATTGAAGGAATTCCAGAGCCTGGGCGTGGACTTCATCTCCTACCAGGAAAACATCGACACCACCACGCCCACGGGCGAGCTGATTTTCCACGTCATGGCCTCGCTAGCCCAGTTTGAGAGCGCCCTCATCAGCCAGCGCGTGCGCGCCGGCATGGCCCGGGCGAAAGCCCAGGGCAAGCACGTGGCCCGCCCTCGTTTGGCGCAGGCCAAGCAGGAGGCCATTGCCCAGCTGCTGAGCGAAGGCCTGTCCATGAATCAGGTCAGCAAGCAGTTGGGCGTGGCGTATGGTACAGTCTACAATTACGCCCAGAAGCAAAAGGGTTCGAGCAACGAAAGCGGTGCTCTTGTACAACAACTTTAA
- a CDS encoding WG repeat-containing protein, whose protein sequence is MSKVPVALLLFGCLSVAACRPETRAEHPAGPLRLVQRLSDDACAYVSAAGDTVIPFGRYARAATERFDKVALVLQPGGNWVGIDRQERVLFRPFIFDNGPDYPAEGVLRIVDAAGLIGYADTATGRVVLAPQYEAAFPFEHGRARVGRRCQLVREGEHSYWACAAWQSIDHAGRPVPDAIP, encoded by the coding sequence ATGTCGAAAGTCCCTGTCGCCTTGCTGTTATTCGGCTGCCTGAGTGTGGCTGCTTGCCGCCCCGAGACTCGGGCCGAGCACCCGGCCGGGCCGCTCCGGCTGGTGCAGCGCCTTTCCGACGATGCCTGCGCCTACGTGTCGGCGGCCGGTGATACCGTGATTCCCTTCGGGCGCTACGCCAGGGCGGCCACCGAACGGTTCGACAAGGTAGCGCTGGTTCTCCAGCCCGGTGGGAACTGGGTGGGCATCGACCGGCAAGAGCGGGTGCTTTTCCGCCCGTTTATTTTCGACAACGGCCCCGACTACCCCGCCGAGGGCGTGCTGCGCATCGTGGACGCCGCCGGGCTGATTGGCTACGCCGACACTGCCACGGGGCGCGTGGTGCTGGCCCCACAGTACGAAGCCGCCTTTCCCTTCGAGCACGGTCGGGCGCGGGTAGGCCGCCGCTGCCAGCTGGTACGCGAGGGCGAACATTCGTATTGGGCCTGCGCGGCGTGGCAGTCCATTGACCATGCGGGCCGCCCCGTGCCCGATGCTATTCCGTAA
- a CDS encoding YjaG family protein: MDTLVPLLRSLPLTHQAVFAALTCEKMLPSIVRFDETEESPGASIFRRAIDALCAFGAHEPISKDEFAHLQQQLEEFWPDLDESTNPVASYAFDACVALGEALALVQDAEAEHVVQCATAARDTVDMYVQDVTDIDLPPVELNEFIDATPVMQREVARQAATAQVLATEAHLTTAFIDQLRQQNRQEPLIDFAMV; this comes from the coding sequence ATGGATACTCTTGTCCCCCTGCTCCGGTCGCTGCCCCTTACCCATCAAGCGGTGTTTGCGGCCTTGACCTGTGAGAAAATGCTTCCCTCTATTGTTCGGTTTGATGAGACCGAAGAGTCGCCTGGAGCATCCATTTTCCGCCGGGCCATTGATGCCCTCTGCGCCTTTGGGGCACACGAGCCCATTAGCAAGGACGAGTTTGCCCATCTGCAACAGCAACTGGAAGAATTCTGGCCTGATTTAGACGAAAGTACCAACCCGGTTGCTTCGTATGCATTCGACGCCTGCGTAGCGCTCGGCGAGGCCTTGGCCCTGGTCCAAGATGCCGAAGCGGAACATGTTGTGCAATGTGCCACCGCTGCCCGGGACACGGTGGATATGTATGTCCAAGACGTGACCGACATCGACCTGCCACCTGTTGAGCTAAATGAATTCATTGATGCCACGCCTGTCATGCAGCGAGAAGTCGCGCGGCAGGCAGCAACGGCCCAGGTTTTAGCTACAGAAGCGCACTTAACGACGGCTTTTATAGACCAGCTGCGCCAGCAGAACCGGCAGGAGCCTTTAATAGACTTTGCAATGGTCTAA
- a CDS encoding DUF6794 domain-containing protein: MEAVLQLQKIHSDSLKQQIVSQTEEAFLAHAHFGLGLWMRNKWGLWRGSALAEYFHTLGIYHPDDMSGILLTCFYRSLRQQDWQLDQQVKHYQAYWQAAAEHTQRWENDPMYRATLQARQDSSVRAHNAQLLITEKLALPPGARLRVYIDYQCGLLPMGERTLLEGEVVQWVGDDIEMKITRYVDARKKAG; this comes from the coding sequence GTGGAGGCAGTTCTGCAGCTGCAGAAAATCCATAGCGACTCGCTCAAGCAGCAGATTGTCTCCCAAACAGAAGAAGCATTCCTCGCGCACGCCCACTTCGGGTTGGGACTGTGGATGCGAAACAAGTGGGGACTGTGGCGGGGCAGCGCCCTTGCAGAGTACTTTCACACGCTGGGCATCTACCACCCGGACGACATGTCGGGCATCCTGCTCACCTGCTTTTACCGTTCCCTGCGCCAGCAGGACTGGCAGCTCGACCAGCAGGTCAAGCATTACCAAGCCTACTGGCAAGCAGCGGCCGAACACACGCAGCGCTGGGAAAACGACCCGATGTATCGGGCCACTTTACAGGCGCGGCAGGACTCTTCGGTACGGGCTCACAATGCTCAGCTACTCATCACGGAGAAACTAGCGTTGCCGCCAGGTGCCCGCCTGCGCGTCTACATCGATTATCAATGTGGCTTGCTGCCTATGGGTGAACGCACGCTGCTCGAGGGCGAAGTCGTGCAGTGGGTGGGCGATGATATCGAGATGAAGATTACCCGTTACGTTGACGCCCGCAAAAAGGCCGGGTGA
- a CDS encoding aspartate carbamoyltransferase catalytic subunit yields the protein MARKDLLDIASLHREEIEFLLDQSTSFKKLFTRSVKKIPALEGKSVLMLFYEASTRTHSSFEVAAKRLSAEVTNFDVDHSSITKGESVRETIETLQAMRTDYIVVRHGHSGLPGMIARQTTASVINAGDGAHEHPTQALLDAFTIKEKFPDPRGKKVLIIGDILHSRVARSTSTLLQKLGVEVAYLGPGSLVPKYGPTTIPRFTDYQAAMAWKPDIVYLLRVQMERQDVQFFPNVREYHRVYGITNARLAEIRDRGLYIMHPGPVNRGVELCDAVMDYERSLITNQVENGISIRMAVLDWLTPGGEFPKQESYIARQQASSTAILP from the coding sequence ATGGCACGTAAAGACCTGCTCGACATCGCCTCCCTCCACCGTGAGGAAATCGAGTTCCTGCTCGACCAATCCACGTCTTTTAAAAAATTGTTCACCCGCTCGGTGAAAAAAATTCCTGCTCTCGAGGGCAAGTCCGTACTCATGCTGTTCTATGAGGCCAGCACCCGGACGCACTCCTCCTTCGAGGTGGCCGCCAAACGCCTCTCGGCGGAGGTGACGAATTTCGACGTCGACCACTCCTCCATCACCAAGGGCGAATCGGTGCGCGAGACCATCGAGACGCTCCAGGCCATGCGCACCGACTACATCGTCGTCCGCCACGGTCACTCCGGCCTGCCCGGCATGATAGCTCGCCAAACCACAGCGTCGGTCATCAATGCCGGCGACGGGGCACACGAGCACCCCACCCAGGCCCTGCTGGACGCCTTCACCATTAAGGAAAAATTTCCCGACCCCCGGGGCAAAAAAGTCCTCATCATCGGCGATATCCTCCACTCGCGCGTCGCACGCTCCACCAGCACCCTGCTGCAAAAGCTGGGCGTCGAAGTCGCTTACCTAGGCCCAGGCTCGCTGGTGCCCAAGTACGGCCCGACAACCATTCCTCGTTTCACCGACTATCAAGCGGCTATGGCTTGGAAGCCCGATATCGTGTATCTGCTCCGCGTGCAGATGGAGCGCCAGGACGTGCAGTTTTTCCCCAACGTCCGCGAATACCACCGGGTCTATGGCATCACCAACGCCCGGCTAGCGGAAATCCGTGACCGGGGCCTCTACATCATGCACCCCGGCCCCGTGAACCGGGGAGTTGAACTCTGTGACGCCGTCATGGACTACGAGCGCAGCCTGATCACCAACCAGGTCGAAAACGGTATTTCCATTCGCATGGCCGTGCTCGACTGGCTCACGCCGGGCGGGGAGTTCCCGAAGCAGGAATCGTATATCGCACGGCAGCAAGCCAGCTCAACGGCGATTTTGCCCTAA
- a CDS encoding AAA family ATPase, which produces MENLLTEEWQLVEKLNLVARHLKSTFVGKDDIIDLMSLCLVGRENLFLLGPPGTAKSALVRALAQRLQGKTFEYLLTRFTEPNELFGPFDIRQLREGNLVTNTDGMLPEAHLIFLDELLNANSAILNSLLMVLNERVFRRGRETRALPALLMVGASNHLPEDEALQALFDRFLVRVHCDYVAPDALAQVLEAGWKLERRADEAAPTITAEEILLLQAALPLVDLGPVRPAYTDLVRKLRLAGVAVSDRRAVKLQRLLAASALLCQRTTVIPSDMWVLRYIWDTDEQREVVVGIVDAVVHADAQPAQHPRAAGHDAPDADALLREIGTLSAQWELPETSPAERTAIKDQLRYLHGRAQWLTNEVQRSYVQEPLDALWQKVLQA; this is translated from the coding sequence ATGGAAAATTTACTAACCGAAGAATGGCAGCTGGTTGAGAAGCTCAACCTCGTGGCCCGCCACCTTAAAAGTACTTTTGTAGGTAAGGATGACATCATCGACTTGATGAGCCTTTGTCTGGTTGGGCGCGAAAACCTGTTTTTGTTGGGCCCGCCCGGCACGGCCAAAAGCGCCTTGGTGCGCGCCCTGGCCCAGCGGCTACAAGGCAAAACCTTCGAGTACTTGCTCACCCGCTTCACCGAGCCCAATGAGCTATTCGGGCCGTTCGACATCCGCCAGCTGCGCGAGGGCAACCTCGTGACCAACACCGACGGCATGCTGCCCGAAGCTCACCTCATCTTTCTCGATGAGCTGCTGAACGCCAACAGCGCCATTCTCAACAGCCTGCTGATGGTCCTGAACGAGCGGGTGTTTCGGCGTGGGCGCGAAACCCGCGCCCTGCCCGCACTGCTCATGGTGGGAGCCAGCAACCACCTGCCCGAAGATGAGGCCCTGCAAGCCCTGTTCGACCGCTTCCTGGTACGCGTGCACTGCGACTACGTGGCCCCCGATGCCCTGGCCCAGGTACTCGAAGCTGGCTGGAAACTGGAGCGCCGCGCCGATGAAGCAGCGCCCACTATCACGGCGGAGGAAATCCTGCTCCTGCAAGCAGCCCTGCCGCTGGTCGATCTGGGCCCCGTGCGTCCGGCCTACACTGACCTAGTGCGCAAGCTGCGCCTAGCTGGCGTAGCCGTATCCGACCGCCGGGCTGTGAAGCTGCAGCGACTGCTAGCGGCCAGCGCGTTGCTGTGCCAGCGCACCACGGTTATCCCCTCCGATATGTGGGTGCTGCGCTACATCTGGGACACCGACGAACAGCGCGAAGTAGTGGTCGGCATCGTTGATGCTGTGGTGCACGCCGACGCGCAGCCCGCTCAACATCCCCGCGCCGCCGGCCACGACGCTCCGGATGCCGACGCCCTGCTGCGCGAGATAGGCACCCTGTCTGCCCAGTGGGAGCTGCCCGAAACTTCGCCCGCCGAGCGCACCGCTATCAAGGACCAGCTGCGCTACCTGCACGGCCGCGCCCAGTGGCTCACCAACGAGGTGCAGCGCAGCTACGTGCAGGAGCCGCTCGATGCCCTCTGGCAAAAGGTGCTACAGGCATGA
- a CDS encoding Tn3 family transposase, whose product MRPELCAQLGLPPVTTDRLTERVQELADLLGPMKTLLDAGGEVRLEAGELVVTRSAAQEVPTGAQALQQEIGRRLPAVDLTDILVEVNAWLGFTAQLPGLEHAPRGDEHDTRLLATLLATGCNIPLADMARSAAIPYQSLWWTATNYLRDDTLKAAGNLLVNEHHRQWLASYWGDGTFSSSDGQRFAVSGKVRNARALPTYFGTGRGVTMQTHSSDQYAQYGSKVVPATLRDATVVLDEIVDNETDLALAEHTTDTAGYSDIIFALFDLLGLFFCPRMRDLADQRLYKIRGQDWTYPDLRFTGTVNPDYIRRHWDELLRLAGSIKSGRVTASLFLSKLQAYPRQNHLTYVLQAYGQLIKTRFILRYLQSQPLRQRIHAQLNKGEELHALRAWLWFGSEGVIRRKQQEAQTEAARCLTLLTNCVLLWNTIYMQEVLRQLRAEGYPVDEAHFPYLSPSRYEHINRLGKYSFTNPAHLDPLHRRPLRHPGDPMA is encoded by the coding sequence GTGCGGCCCGAGCTGTGTGCCCAGCTGGGACTGCCGCCCGTGACCACGGACCGCCTCACCGAGCGTGTGCAGGAGCTGGCCGACTTGCTGGGCCCGATGAAAACGCTGCTCGATGCCGGCGGCGAGGTGCGCCTGGAAGCCGGCGAGCTGGTCGTCACGCGGTCCGCCGCGCAGGAGGTGCCCACCGGCGCGCAGGCCTTGCAGCAGGAAATCGGCCGCCGTCTGCCCGCCGTGGACCTGACCGATATCCTGGTCGAAGTCAACGCGTGGTTGGGCTTTACGGCGCAACTGCCCGGACTGGAGCACGCCCCGCGCGGCGACGAGCACGACACGCGGCTGCTGGCGACGCTGCTGGCCACGGGCTGCAACATTCCCCTTGCCGACATGGCCCGTAGTGCCGCCATCCCCTATCAGTCGCTGTGGTGGACGGCCACCAACTACCTGCGGGATGACACACTGAAAGCCGCGGGCAACCTGCTGGTCAACGAGCACCACCGCCAGTGGCTGGCTTCTTACTGGGGCGATGGCACCTTCTCTTCCTCAGATGGCCAGCGGTTTGCCGTCAGCGGCAAGGTGCGCAACGCCCGGGCCCTGCCCACCTATTTTGGCACCGGCCGGGGCGTGACGATGCAAACCCATTCCTCCGACCAGTACGCGCAGTACGGCAGCAAAGTCGTGCCGGCCACGTTGCGCGACGCCACGGTGGTGCTCGATGAAATCGTCGACAACGAAACCGATCTGGCCCTGGCCGAGCACACCACCGACACGGCCGGCTACTCGGACATCATCTTCGCGCTGTTTGACCTGCTGGGGCTGTTTTTCTGTCCCCGGATGCGCGATTTGGCCGACCAGCGGCTCTACAAAATCCGGGGCCAGGACTGGACGTATCCCGACCTACGGTTCACGGGCACGGTCAACCCGGACTACATCCGGCGGCACTGGGACGAGCTGCTGCGGCTGGCCGGCTCCATCAAATCCGGCCGGGTCACGGCTTCGCTCTTCCTCAGCAAGTTGCAAGCCTACCCCCGCCAAAACCACCTCACCTACGTCTTGCAGGCCTACGGTCAGCTCATCAAGACCCGCTTCATTCTGCGCTACCTGCAAAGCCAGCCCCTGCGCCAGCGCATCCATGCCCAGCTGAACAAAGGCGAAGAGCTGCACGCGCTGCGGGCCTGGCTCTGGTTTGGCAGCGAAGGCGTTATCCGCCGCAAGCAGCAGGAGGCGCAGACCGAGGCGGCCCGGTGCCTGACGCTGCTCACCAACTGCGTGCTGCTCTGGAACACCATCTACATGCAGGAAGTCCTCCGGCAGTTGCGGGCCGAAGGCTATCCGGTCGACGAGGCCCACTTCCCGTACCTCTCCCCCAGCCGCTACGAGCACATCAACCGCCTCGGTAAATATTCCTTTACCAACCCGGCTCACTTGGACCCGCTACACCGCCGTCCACTCCGCCATCCCGGCGACCCGATGGCTTAG
- a CDS encoding IS5 family transposase: MVDGYQPLTDSQWQVIKSLLPTQRRRRLCLRQVFNALLYVCRTGCQWRALPPQFPPWTAVYYYFYRWQRLGLWQQLNTVVNALDRVAHGREPTPALACIDSQSVKLAPRIYEHRGLDAHKLVNGRKRQLLVDSGGRIWAAHVHAAHRHDSTGALALLPQRPWWARRLQLVLTDAAYRGRFAQQLLRLGLVQQISSRPPTLHGFVPLARRWVVERTFAWLACFRRVVVDYEFTPASHVTWLLLANITMSLNRS, from the coding sequence ATGGTTGATGGCTACCAACCCCTTACTGACTCGCAGTGGCAAGTTATCAAGTCGCTGCTGCCCACGCAACGACGGCGGCGCTTGTGTTTGCGGCAGGTGTTCAACGCCTTACTGTATGTGTGCCGCACGGGCTGCCAGTGGCGGGCGCTGCCCCCACAGTTTCCACCCTGGACGGCGGTTTACTACTATTTCTATCGCTGGCAACGGCTGGGTCTGTGGCAGCAACTCAATACGGTCGTCAACGCCCTGGACCGAGTCGCACACGGCCGCGAACCGACTCCGGCGCTGGCCTGCATAGATAGCCAAAGCGTCAAGCTGGCCCCGCGCATCTACGAGCACCGCGGCCTGGACGCGCACAAGCTCGTCAACGGCCGCAAACGCCAGCTCCTAGTGGATTCCGGCGGGCGTATCTGGGCCGCGCACGTGCACGCGGCCCACCGCCACGACAGCACCGGCGCCCTGGCATTGCTGCCCCAGCGGCCTTGGTGGGCACGGCGCCTGCAGCTTGTGCTGACCGATGCGGCCTACCGTGGGCGCTTTGCCCAGCAACTGCTGCGGTTGGGCCTAGTCCAACAAATTAGTAGTCGGCCGCCTACCCTGCACGGCTTCGTACCCCTGGCCCGGCGCTGGGTCGTCGAGCGCACCTTCGCCTGGCTGGCCTGCTTTCGCCGCGTCGTAGTCGATTACGAATTTACCCCCGCTAGCCATGTCACGTGGCTGTTATTGGCCAACATCACCATGTCGCTCAATCGGTCCTAA
- a CDS encoding dihydroorotase, which produces MLLLQNARIASENSPVLVESDVLIVEGKIQDIGKSLTIPEGARVIDARGRVLMPAMFDAHVHFRAPGFENKETITTGSEAAINGGITGVVMMPNTRPALDSATSVATVLDNAKRKARIPVYTSGCVTKDRQGKELAEIEGMRTLGVKMLTDDGDTTSDPAVLLRAMQYATEFGMFFASHCEVPELAGPRALNEGVMSYRLGIKGSPACAEEIIIDRDIRLARAAGAHVHIQHVSSKLGMETIRWWKSRGDVKVTAEVAPHHLLFTDEHIGDYDTNYKMNPPLRTQADCDALLEGLIEGVFDLIATDHAPHTPFEKAQDFISAPNGITGLDTALVSLYHFFVEPGKFGWDLVVKRYSAEPRRLMGLPVPTIEVGQQAECVLFDTDAETTFTREFMKSKSQNTPFIDQTLKGRVDLVILGTEILLER; this is translated from the coding sequence ATGCTCCTCCTTCAAAACGCCCGCATCGCCTCCGAAAATTCACCCGTACTTGTCGAGAGTGATGTTCTGATTGTTGAAGGAAAAATTCAAGACATCGGCAAAAGCCTAACCATTCCCGAGGGCGCCCGCGTCATCGACGCACGTGGTCGGGTTCTTATGCCAGCCATGTTTGATGCCCACGTCCATTTCCGCGCCCCCGGATTTGAGAACAAGGAAACCATCACTACGGGGAGCGAAGCGGCTATCAACGGCGGCATTACCGGCGTGGTCATGATGCCGAATACCCGCCCGGCCCTCGACTCGGCAACCTCGGTGGCCACCGTGCTGGACAATGCCAAACGCAAGGCCCGCATTCCGGTATACACGTCCGGCTGCGTCACCAAAGACCGCCAGGGCAAGGAACTGGCGGAAATCGAAGGAATGCGTACGCTCGGGGTGAAAATGCTCACCGACGACGGGGATACCACCAGCGACCCCGCCGTGCTACTGCGGGCAATGCAGTACGCCACCGAGTTTGGAATGTTTTTCGCCAGCCACTGCGAGGTGCCGGAGCTGGCCGGACCGCGCGCCCTGAACGAAGGGGTGATGAGCTACCGGCTCGGCATCAAAGGCTCACCGGCGTGCGCGGAAGAAATTATCATCGACCGCGACATCCGCCTGGCCCGGGCGGCGGGCGCGCATGTGCACATCCAGCACGTTTCCAGCAAGCTCGGCATGGAAACCATCCGCTGGTGGAAATCCCGCGGCGATGTGAAGGTGACGGCGGAAGTGGCCCCGCACCACCTGCTGTTCACCGACGAACACATCGGAGACTACGACACGAACTATAAAATGAACCCGCCGCTGCGGACGCAGGCCGATTGTGATGCGCTGCTCGAGGGGCTTATTGAAGGCGTATTCGACCTCATTGCCACCGACCACGCGCCGCACACGCCGTTCGAAAAAGCCCAGGATTTCATCAGCGCCCCCAACGGCATCACCGGCCTGGATACAGCTCTGGTGTCGCTTTATCACTTCTTCGTCGAGCCCGGGAAATTCGGGTGGGACTTGGTGGTGAAGCGCTATTCGGCCGAGCCCCGCCGTCTGATGGGCCTGCCGGTACCCACCATCGAAGTTGGTCAGCAAGCCGAGTGCGTCTTGTTCGATACCGATGCGGAAACCACCTTCACGCGGGAATTCATGAAATCCAAATCCCAGAACACACCCTTCATCGACCAAACGCTGAAAGGCCGGGTAGACCTGGTGATTTTGGGCACAGAAATCCTGCTGGAGCGCTGA